A part of Spodoptera frugiperda isolate SF20-4 chromosome 25, AGI-APGP_CSIRO_Sfru_2.0, whole genome shotgun sequence genomic DNA contains:
- the LOC118267000 gene encoding flightin isoform X2 translates to MWDDADVEEETPAPAPPAEEAAAAAEPAAEAKPEEAEPPAPETVMGTEPKKLVFKHWIRPRFLQYNYLYDYQHNYYNDVINYLDRRNKGLPVERPRAQTWGERMLRTYLSKGSSYSHKSSKDTALLHHISTGARFHRYHSKSLISRISLV, encoded by the exons ATGTGGGACGACGCAGACGTTGAAGAAGAGACccctgcgccggcgccgccTGCGGAGGaggctgccgccgccgccgagcCTGCTGCGGAAGCCAAGCCCGAAGAGGCCGAGCCCCCTGCGCCCGAAACCGTCATGGGCACCGAACCCAAGAAACTAGTATTTAAGCACTGGATCAG GCCCAGATTCCTCCAATACAACTACCTGTACGACTACCAGCACAACTACTACAACGACGTGATCAATTACCTGGACCGGCGGAACAAGGGCCTGCCGGTGGAGCGGCCGCGCGCCCAGACCTGGGGCGAGCGCATGCTCAGGACCTACCTTTCCAAAGGCTCTAGCTATAGCCACAAGAGTTCCAAAGACACAGCTCTCCTACACCACATATCGACGGGCGCCAGGTTCCACCGCTACCATAGCAAGTCCCTCATCTCG AGGATTTCGCTGGTGTGA
- the LOC118267000 gene encoding flightin isoform X1, with protein sequence MWDDADVEEETPAPAPPAEEAAAAAEPAAEAKPEEAEPPAPETVMGTEPKKLVFKHWIRPRFLQYNYLYDYQHNYYNDVINYLDRRNKGLPVERPRAQTWGERMLRTYLSKGSSYSHKSSKDTALLHHISTGARFHRYHSKSLISRKYSRLGFNTVSI encoded by the exons ATGTGGGACGACGCAGACGTTGAAGAAGAGACccctgcgccggcgccgccTGCGGAGGaggctgccgccgccgccgagcCTGCTGCGGAAGCCAAGCCCGAAGAGGCCGAGCCCCCTGCGCCCGAAACCGTCATGGGCACCGAACCCAAGAAACTAGTATTTAAGCACTGGATCAG GCCCAGATTCCTCCAATACAACTACCTGTACGACTACCAGCACAACTACTACAACGACGTGATCAATTACCTGGACCGGCGGAACAAGGGCCTGCCGGTGGAGCGGCCGCGCGCCCAGACCTGGGGCGAGCGCATGCTCAGGACCTACCTTTCCAAAGGCTCTAGCTATAGCCACAAGAGTTCCAAAGACACAGCTCTCCTACACCACATATCGACGGGCGCCAGGTTCCACCGCTACCATAGCAAGTCCCTCATCTCGAGGAAGTATTCCAGACTCGGATTTAACACCGTCTCCATCTAG